In the genome of Halococcus sediminicola, one region contains:
- a CDS encoding SDR family oxidoreductase: protein MSEKAQQIDAQKQDRQPGLEDEMHPSAEFIRDGYQSSDKLAGDVAMVTGGDSGIGRAVAAHFAREGADVAIVYLDEHEDAEEAKEMVERENQDCLLFDGDVRESAFCQAAVEETLDSFGGIDILVNNAAQQVVKTDLTEISDEQWEETFAINMHGYFYMARAVLPHLEAGDVIINTTSVNAFLGNDMLIDYSSTKGAIAGFTRSLSQQVASEGIRVNQVAPGPIWTPLIPATMGQYDPELVEEFGTDVPMGRPGQPAELGPAYVYLASDDSSYMSGQTLHLNGGKILNG from the coding sequence ATGAGCGAGAAAGCACAGCAAATCGATGCACAGAAGCAAGATCGTCAGCCGGGCCTCGAAGATGAGATGCACCCATCTGCGGAGTTCATTCGTGATGGTTACCAATCAAGTGACAAATTAGCTGGCGACGTTGCAATGGTCACTGGTGGAGACAGTGGAATCGGGCGCGCCGTCGCAGCCCATTTCGCTCGTGAGGGTGCAGACGTTGCCATCGTCTATCTCGACGAACACGAGGACGCCGAGGAAGCGAAAGAAATGGTCGAGAGGGAAAACCAAGACTGTCTCCTGTTCGATGGAGATGTGCGTGAGAGCGCGTTTTGTCAAGCTGCTGTTGAGGAAACACTCGATAGCTTCGGCGGTATCGATATCCTTGTCAACAACGCTGCTCAGCAAGTCGTGAAGACCGACCTCACCGAAATCAGTGATGAACAGTGGGAAGAAACGTTTGCAATCAATATGCACGGCTATTTCTACATGGCGCGAGCGGTTCTTCCCCATCTTGAAGCCGGCGATGTAATCATCAATACAACGTCCGTCAACGCGTTTCTCGGCAATGATATGCTCATCGACTACTCGTCGACGAAAGGTGCAATCGCTGGCTTTACGCGTTCGCTCTCGCAGCAAGTGGCCAGCGAGGGCATCCGTGTCAATCAAGTCGCTCCAGGGCCGATCTGGACGCCACTCATCCCGGCGACGATGGGTCAGTACGATCCAGAACTCGTCGAAGAGTTCGGAACGGACGTACCGATGGGTCGTCCAGGTCAACCCGCCGAACTCGGGCCTGCCTACGTCTATCTCGCTTCTGACGATTCGTCCTACATGAGCGGTCAGACCCTCCATCTCAACGGTGGAAAGATACTCAACGGTTAG
- a CDS encoding helix-turn-helix domain-containing protein, translating into MAESLFARPPARTEIESATTARVALAAGRFALAPVFEHIPDAQVSLEPTVANPDTHGLVLVKAECDRRVLDTAPRADPAIATTEEFSAREDARQYRVTLDGRARQLIEELVAEGITLLAAHGRAGQWKLRLLSSNPEGIARAHEVLEYLGCEPDLEAISSFNSEQQGRDWLTDEQDEALVAAFEMGYYNIPRSVTSGELANQLDISHQAFSERFRRAYRQLKSATVVAIRYSHHISKTESVLNVEDDENNFQVQAKGSYPWVLKDKCLLAG; encoded by the coding sequence ACTGGCCGCCGGGAGATTCGCCCTCGCCCCGGTGTTCGAGCACATCCCGGACGCACAGGTCAGCCTTGAACCTACTGTCGCTAACCCAGACACCCACGGGTTGGTGCTGGTTAAAGCAGAATGTGACCGGAGGGTGCTCGATACCGCACCCCGTGCCGATCCAGCGATTGCGACTACCGAAGAGTTCAGCGCGCGAGAAGACGCCCGACAGTATCGTGTGACATTGGACGGTCGCGCTCGCCAGCTTATCGAGGAACTCGTCGCCGAGGGAATTACGCTACTGGCTGCACACGGGCGTGCGGGCCAGTGGAAGCTCCGCTTGCTATCATCCAATCCGGAGGGAATCGCCCGTGCGCACGAGGTGTTAGAGTACCTTGGTTGCGAACCCGACTTGGAAGCGATTAGTTCGTTCAACAGCGAACAACAGGGGCGTGACTGGCTGACCGATGAACAGGACGAGGCACTGGTAGCAGCCTTCGAGATGGGCTACTACAATATCCCGCGGAGCGTCACCAGCGGGGAACTCGCCAATCAACTCGACATCAGCCATCAGGCATTCTCCGAGCGATTCCGACGTGCGTATAGGCAACTAAAGAGTGCGACCGTTGTGGCGATTCGGTACTCACACCATATCTCGAAGACGGAGTCTGTCCTCAATGTCGAAGATGACGAGAACAACTTTCAAGTTCAGGCTAAAGGCTCGTATCCCTGGGTGCTAAAGGACAAGTGCCTATTAGCAGGATAG